The Lutibacter profundi genome includes a region encoding these proteins:
- a CDS encoding IS30 family transposase, translating to MKANKYKRLTLKERVVIETLLQENKTKSYIAKRLNRSRSTITREVNKWGGDYNATLANWSAKDDYLNKRNKDKINTYNRLKIFVYRGLLSGWSPEQISGRIKLKYPNDPVMSISYEAIYMHIYAHRQARLNRKLIALLPYQKSQRRRANAKSKRGVKIKDQTSIDDRPKHIENREEIGHWEGDLVIGKGQQSAIGTLVERKARYTFIVKLKSRKSATVRKGFAKEFNQIAPLFTKSLTYDNGMEMAEHKQFTNHTSMPVYFAHPYSSWERGTNENTNGLIRRFFPKGTDFSKVTEKELKIVQEKLNNRPRKVLGYRTPKEVFYSEIVNHKIKNMMLM from the coding sequence ATGAAAGCAAATAAATATAAGCGACTAACATTAAAAGAACGTGTTGTAATAGAAACCTTATTACAAGAAAACAAGACCAAAAGCTATATCGCAAAAAGACTAAATCGGTCACGTTCTACCATCACCAGAGAAGTCAATAAATGGGGTGGAGATTACAATGCAACTCTTGCAAATTGGTCTGCAAAAGACGATTATTTAAACAAAAGAAATAAGGATAAAATAAACACCTATAATAGACTAAAAATATTCGTTTATCGAGGACTATTAAGCGGTTGGTCACCCGAACAAATTTCAGGTAGAATAAAGCTAAAATATCCAAATGACCCTGTAATGTCTATCTCTTATGAAGCCATTTATATGCATATTTACGCACATCGCCAAGCGCGTTTAAATCGTAAATTGATAGCATTATTACCCTATCAAAAAAGCCAAAGAAGAAGAGCAAATGCTAAGAGTAAAAGAGGTGTAAAAATAAAAGATCAAACCAGTATTGATGATAGACCAAAGCACATCGAAAACAGAGAAGAAATTGGACACTGGGAAGGAGATTTAGTTATCGGAAAAGGACAGCAAAGTGCCATAGGTACTCTAGTTGAGCGAAAAGCACGATATACATTTATTGTAAAACTTAAAAGCAGAAAATCAGCAACCGTTAGAAAAGGTTTTGCTAAAGAGTTTAATCAAATAGCCCCCCTTTTTACAAAGTCTCTAACCTACGATAATGGAATGGAAATGGCAGAGCACAAACAGTTCACAAATCACACATCAATGCCAGTATATTTTGCACATCCATATTCCTCGTGGGAGCGAGGAACCAACGAAAATACAAATGGACTCATTAGACGCTTTTTCCCAAAGGGAACTGACTTTAGTAAGGTAACCGAAAAAGAACTAAAGATAGTGCAGGAAAAGCTAAATAATAGACCAAGAAAAGTACTCGGATATAGAACTCCAAAGGAAGTTTTTTATTCTGAAATAGTAAACCATAAAATTAAAAATATGATGCTAATGTAA
- a CDS encoding type II toxin-antitoxin system RelE/ParE family toxin: MELKIYWTDFSKKELQNIFEYYKENATLKVAKSLTIGIAKETLKLKKQPEIGQIEELLIDRPNEFRYLVYKNYKIIYWINKSKKRIEINDVFDSRQNPIKIDRIE, translated from the coding sequence ATGGAGCTAAAAATTTACTGGACTGATTTTTCTAAAAAAGAACTTCAAAACATTTTCGAATACTACAAAGAAAATGCAACTTTAAAAGTTGCTAAGAGTTTGACTATAGGAATTGCAAAAGAAACTTTAAAGCTAAAAAAACAACCTGAGATTGGTCAGATTGAGGAATTGCTAATTGATAGGCCAAATGAATTCAGATATTTAGTTTATAAAAATTACAAAATAATTTATTGGATAAATAAAAGTAAAAAACGAATTGAAATTAATGATGTTTTTGATTCTCGACAAAACCCTATAAAGATTGATAGAATTGAATAA
- a CDS encoding ATP-binding protein, translated as MNLQQLKEKTELIISDLKDNGRFPKENNGIDYKLKLNIAKTKTPLENFLLNFTKDILSFSNSDGGILLLGINEDSASGVHTETGLEKDNLDLLNQIDLNDITQKFEKIVKIGISIDLQIFQIGTKKFYYLIIEKSSQVLIPVNDFPEYKITKGSIYYRASSKNEHANKSTTDFNRFLQIKANEKSKEFMEIWSKLLPEMVDINPREILIINPAQHKVYGFNSKDKILSGSDIEIDETQNGVFNIILNAISAGEIGKITTDEGKPIYKIVGEFQTDREHIILNSLEQEVKKKSKFKFTNVQLKVAIHHLGWVSNPNFKVVNPPEGTVIPSKRKYIWTETMDQVSNRSKVYFSSDAIEKLAELIDDETKHTELFNKKLSKKASA; from the coding sequence ATGAACTTACAGCAATTAAAAGAAAAAACTGAACTAATTATTTCGGATTTAAAAGACAATGGTCGTTTTCCAAAAGAAAATAATGGAATTGATTATAAGTTGAAACTTAATATTGCAAAAACAAAAACGCCTTTAGAAAACTTCTTACTAAATTTCACAAAAGATATATTGTCTTTTTCAAATTCAGATGGCGGAATATTACTTTTAGGAATAAATGAAGATTCTGCTTCAGGAGTTCACACAGAAACGGGTTTAGAAAAAGATAATCTTGATTTGCTAAATCAAATTGACCTAAATGATATAACCCAAAAATTTGAAAAGATAGTGAAAATAGGTATTTCTATAGATTTACAGATATTTCAAATCGGAACAAAAAAATTCTATTATTTAATCATTGAGAAAAGTAGTCAGGTTCTAATTCCTGTAAACGATTTTCCTGAATATAAAATTACAAAAGGGTCGATATATTATCGTGCTTCAAGTAAAAATGAGCACGCAAACAAATCAACAACTGATTTCAATAGGTTTTTGCAAATAAAAGCCAATGAAAAAAGTAAAGAATTTATGGAGATTTGGTCAAAACTTCTTCCTGAAATGGTTGATATAAATCCAAGAGAAATTTTGATTATAAATCCTGCACAACATAAGGTATATGGATTTAATAGTAAAGATAAAATTCTTTCAGGAAGTGATATTGAAATTGATGAAACTCAAAATGGAGTATTTAATATAATTTTAAATGCTATTTCAGCAGGAGAAATTGGAAAAATAACAACAGACGAAGGAAAACCAATTTATAAAATTGTTGGAGAATTTCAAACTGACAGAGAACATATAATTCTAAATAGTCTTGAACAAGAAGTCAAAAAGAAGTCAAAATTTAAATTTACTAATGTTCAACTGAAAGTAGCAATACATCATTTGGGTTGGGTTAGTAATCCTAATTTTAAAGTCGTTAATCCACCAGAAGGTACGGTTATACCATCAAAAAGAAAATATATTTGGACTGAAACAATGGACCAAGTTTCTAATCGATCAAAAGTATATTTCTCATCAGATGCAATAGAGAAATTAGCAGAATTAATTGATGACGAAACGAAACATACAGAATTATTTAATAAGAAATTGAGTAAGAAAGCCAGTGCCTAA